The Catenuloplanes niger genome includes a window with the following:
- a CDS encoding isoamylase early set domain-containing protein, whose product MIKRSRLFGGKTRVTFCLPADHPGGTVSVVGCFNGWEPGRHELVPRRGGIRSVSLPLAPGRYHFRYLATGGVWLDDEHADAVIDGLGCRLDL is encoded by the coding sequence GTGATCAAGCGCAGCAGATTGTTCGGCGGTAAGACCAGGGTCACGTTCTGCCTGCCCGCGGACCACCCCGGCGGTACGGTCAGCGTGGTCGGCTGTTTCAACGGCTGGGAGCCGGGACGCCACGAGCTGGTGCCGCGGCGCGGCGGTATCCGATCCGTGAGCCTTCCGCTCGCCCCCGGCCGTTACCACTTCCGCTACCTCGCGACCGGCGGCGTCTGGCTCGACGACGAGCACGCGGACGCGGTCATCGACGGACTCGGCTGCCGTCTGGATCTGTGA
- the fgd gene encoding glucose-6-phosphate dehydrogenase (coenzyme-F420) has translation MVRFGYKASAEQFSPTELLDFTVQAEESGFDSVFISDHLQPWRHTHGHAPAALPWLGAALARTSRVTIGTSVLTPTFRYHPAMIAQAFATLGLIAPGRVILGVGSGESLNEVPLGTAWPEPKERFARLKEAVTLIKQLWAEDRVDFEGTYYRTEKATVYDKPETPVPLYIGASGPAATRMAGRVADGFITTSGKGHDLYTGTLLPALTEGAGKAGRTLDDLDLMIEVKVSFDHDADRALNDTHHWAALALSSDEKTGVEDPIEMERLADALPVERSAKRFIVSTDPDEHVAKIQEYIDMGFKHLVFHGPGPDQSRFIDVYGKEILPRLRTRNS, from the coding sequence ATGGTGCGGTTCGGATACAAGGCTTCCGCCGAGCAGTTCAGCCCGACGGAACTGCTCGACTTCACGGTCCAGGCGGAGGAGTCCGGTTTCGACTCCGTCTTCATCAGCGACCACCTCCAGCCGTGGCGGCACACGCACGGCCACGCCCCGGCCGCGCTGCCCTGGCTGGGCGCCGCGCTGGCCCGGACCAGCCGCGTCACGATCGGCACCAGCGTGCTGACGCCGACGTTCCGCTACCACCCCGCGATGATCGCGCAGGCGTTCGCCACGCTCGGCCTGATCGCACCGGGCCGGGTGATCCTCGGCGTGGGCAGCGGCGAGTCGCTCAACGAGGTCCCGCTCGGCACCGCCTGGCCGGAGCCGAAGGAGCGCTTCGCCCGCCTCAAGGAGGCCGTCACGCTGATCAAGCAGCTGTGGGCCGAGGACCGCGTCGACTTCGAGGGCACGTACTACCGCACCGAGAAGGCCACCGTCTACGACAAGCCGGAGACGCCGGTGCCGCTCTACATCGGCGCGTCCGGCCCGGCCGCGACCAGGATGGCCGGCCGCGTCGCCGACGGTTTCATCACCACCAGCGGCAAGGGCCACGACCTCTACACGGGTACGCTGCTGCCCGCGCTGACCGAGGGCGCCGGCAAGGCCGGCCGTACCCTCGACGACCTGGACCTGATGATCGAGGTCAAGGTCTCCTTCGACCACGACGCCGACCGCGCCCTCAACGACACCCACCACTGGGCCGCCCTCGCACTGTCCTCCGACGAGAAAACCGGCGTCGAGGACCCGATCGAGATGGAACGCCTGGCCGACGCGCTCCCGGTGGAACGCTCCGCGAAGCGCTTCATCGTCTCCACCGACCCGGACGAGCACGTCGCGAAGATCCAGGAATACATCGACATGGGCTTCAAGCACCTGGTCTTCCACGGCCCCGGCCCCGACCAGTCCCGTTTCATCGACGTCTACGGCAAGGAAATCCTCCCGCGCCTGCGCACCAGAAACTCCTGA
- a CDS encoding putative bifunctional diguanylate cyclase/phosphodiesterase: protein MELVTQLRERVRELERAAFYDHLTGLPNRAYFLERLRTAMARGRVPGVLFFDLDGFKRVNDVHGHDAGDELLVRVAARLRDELREADVAARFGGDEFLVLLDGVDHPSRMVRIARRMQAAVSRPYRLDGVREDVVIGATVGVCAGAEGYPDAAELLRAADAAMLSGKARGKGTVVTFTLCPRMSAADRRRVERELWDGFHAHRFDLYYQPIVDLRSRHTVAFEALLRWRHPERGLWEAAEWVRIAEEGGALDAIALRTISQVTTQVEMWRRAGEAPAGVGLRYNVGAGQFWDRNLHEDVAACLRYHGVDPARFAIEVTESVLMLDPEAAVGVLDRMHAIGVEVHLDDVGSGWSSLEPLPRLPVDALKIDRSCVSRMGLDAEADDLVRAIVGRGRDLGLGLVAEGVETEEQRATLLGLGCDLGQGFLFSPAVPAGRAGTVMSF from the coding sequence GTGGAGCTGGTGACGCAGTTGCGGGAGCGGGTACGCGAGTTGGAGCGGGCCGCGTTCTACGACCACCTGACCGGCCTGCCGAATCGGGCGTACTTCCTGGAGCGGTTGCGGACCGCCATGGCTCGCGGCCGCGTACCCGGCGTGCTGTTCTTTGATCTTGATGGGTTCAAGCGGGTCAACGACGTGCACGGTCATGATGCCGGTGACGAGCTGTTGGTGCGGGTCGCCGCGCGGCTGCGGGACGAGCTCCGCGAGGCGGACGTGGCGGCGCGGTTCGGTGGGGACGAGTTCCTGGTGCTGCTGGACGGTGTGGATCATCCGAGCCGGATGGTGCGGATCGCGAGGCGGATGCAGGCGGCGGTGTCCCGGCCGTACCGGCTGGACGGGGTGCGGGAGGACGTGGTCATCGGCGCGACCGTGGGCGTCTGTGCCGGTGCCGAGGGCTACCCGGACGCGGCCGAGCTGTTGCGTGCCGCGGACGCCGCGATGCTCAGCGGGAAGGCGCGCGGCAAGGGGACGGTGGTCACGTTCACGCTCTGCCCGCGGATGAGCGCCGCGGACCGGCGGCGGGTGGAGCGGGAGCTGTGGGACGGGTTCCACGCGCACCGGTTCGACCTGTACTACCAGCCGATCGTGGATCTGCGGAGCCGGCACACGGTCGCGTTCGAGGCGTTGCTGCGCTGGCGGCACCCGGAGCGTGGCCTGTGGGAGGCGGCGGAGTGGGTGCGGATCGCGGAGGAGGGTGGCGCGCTCGACGCGATCGCGCTGCGCACGATCAGTCAGGTCACCACGCAGGTGGAGATGTGGCGGCGGGCCGGGGAGGCACCGGCCGGCGTGGGGCTGCGGTACAACGTGGGCGCCGGCCAGTTCTGGGACCGGAACCTGCACGAGGACGTGGCCGCCTGCCTGCGCTACCACGGGGTCGACCCGGCGCGGTTCGCGATCGAGGTGACCGAGAGCGTGCTCATGCTGGACCCGGAGGCCGCGGTCGGGGTGCTGGACCGGATGCACGCTATCGGTGTCGAGGTGCACCTGGACGACGTCGGCTCCGGCTGGTCGTCGCTGGAGCCGCTGCCCCGGTTGCCGGTCGACGCGCTGAAGATCGACCGGTCGTGCGTGTCCCGGATGGGGCTGGACGCGGAGGCGGACGACCTGGTCCGTGCGATCGTCGGGCGCGGCCGGGACCTCGGGCTCGGGCTGGTCGCGGAGGGCGTGGAGACGGAGGAGCAGCGCGCGACCCTGCTGGGTCTCGGCTGTGACCTCGGCCAGGGGTTCCTGTTCTCACCCGCGGTGCCGGCCGGCCGGGCCGGCACCGTGATGTCGTTCTAG